The Falco naumanni isolate bFalNau1 chromosome 1, bFalNau1.pat, whole genome shotgun sequence genome window below encodes:
- the TMEM165 gene encoding transmembrane protein 165, protein MASPPLPRAAALLLAASLLLAAPAGLRAAPEEEPARKKEPPPPPAAQGAEPRAEKVSSPVAPVHIVNEESAEKTNLGFIHAFVAAISVIIVSELGDKTFFIAAIMAMRYNRLTVLAGAMLALGLMTCLSVLFGYATTVIPRVYTYYVSTALFAIFGIRMLREGLKMSPDEGQEELEEVQAEIKKKDEELQRTKLLNGPGDVESGPGTTIPQKKWLHFISPIFVQAFTLTFLAEWGDRSQLTTIVLAAREDPYGVAVGGTVGHCLCTGLAVIGGRMIAQKISVRTVTIIGGIVFLAFAFSALFISPDSGF, encoded by the exons ATGGCCTCGCCGCCGCTCCCGCGGGCCGCCGCGCTGCTGCTGGCGGCGTCGCTGCTGCtggcggccccggcggggctgcgcgCCGCTCCCGAGGAAGAGCCCGCCAGGAAGAAGGAGCCTCCGCCACCGCCGGCGGCGCAGGGAGCCGAGCCGCGGGCtgag AAGGTATCCTCACCGGTTGCTCCAGTTCACATTGTCAATGAAGAGTCAGCTGAGAAGACTAATTTGGGCTTTATTCATGCATTTGTGGCTGCTATATCAGTCATCATCGTATCGGAACTGGGGGATAAGACCTTCTTCATTGCAGCCATCATGGCAATGCGGTACAACCGTTTGACTGTACTGGCTGGTGCTATGCTTGCTTTGGGACTGATGACATGTTTATCAG ttttgtttggctATGCCACCACAGTTATTCCTCGTGTGTACACATACTATGTGTCAACAGCACTGTTTGCAATTTTTGGCATCCGAATGCTTCGGGAAGGCTTGAAAATGAGTCCAGATGAGGGTcaggaagagctggaggaagttcaagcagaaattaaaaaaaaagacgaGGAA CTTCAGAGAACCAAACTGTTAAATGGGCCAGGAGATGTGGAATCAGGGCCAGGCACCACTATACCTCAGAAGAAGTGGCTACATTTCATTTCTCCAATCTTTGTTCAAGCTTTTACTTTAACATTTCTAGCAGAATGGGGTGATCGTTCCCAGTTAACAACCATAGTCTTGGCTGCCAGAGAG gaCCCCTATGGTGTGGCAGTAGGAGGAACGGTGGGACATTGCCTATGCACTGGTTTAGCAGTTATTGGAGGGAGAATGATAGCACAAAAAATTTCTGTTAGGACTG tgacgATCATAGGAGGCATTGTCTTCTTAGCGTTTGCATTTTCTGCACTATTTATAAGTCCAGACTCtgggttttaa